The window GGAGAGTGAGACGTTTCTTATCTACGATTTCTTCATTTTGGATGATGTTGACTGTAATGTTATGGTCAATAAACCCCAGTATATCTAAATCCATAAAATCTATAGGGCATTCAATTTTTATAATGTCTTTTTTACCCATTTTGCTGCTTTTAGCATTTTTGATTATGGCCACGCAGCAATCTAGTTTATCTAAATGTAAATATTTATATATTTCCATGCATTTTCCGGCTTCGATATGGTCCAGGACGAATCCTTCCGAGATACGGCCCACGTTTAATGTGTTTTTTACCATGAATTCTTCTCTCTTTCTTTTAACAATCTATAGTAAATCCCTGCTCCTTTTAAAAGGAGAGGAACTCTGGGGGAATACCCTGTAATTCCTTCCTGGGCGGCAGCCATCAGGCTGCCAGCAGCAATGGGCAGCTAAAGCCTGGGAAGGAGGGTTACAATATATACGGGTAAAGTTTACGCCATATGGATATCCAGGAGGGTGAGGATAAGGGCCATCCTGACATATACGCCGTATTGTACTTGCCTAAAATATGCGGCCCTGGGGTCATCATCCACCTCCACAGAAATCTCATTTACTCTCGGCAAAGGATGAAGGACATACATGTCCTCTGGGGCAAGTTTCATTTTTCTTTTATCCAGTATGTAGAAGTCTTTCATACGCACATAATCTTCTTCATTAAAAAAGCGTTCCTTCTGCACTCTGGTCATATAAAGGATATCCAGGTCAGGCAGCGCATCCTCCAGACGGACGACTTCTTTGTAAGGTATATGCATCCTGTCCAGGACATCGTTGCGCATATAACCGGGAAGGCGCAGCTCCTCGGGAGAAATCAGTATAAATTTGATTCCTTCGTACCGAACCAGTGCATGGATGAGAGAGTGTACAGTGCGGCCGAATTTTAAGTCACCGCAGAGGCCGATTGTCATATTGTTTAGACGGCCCTTGACGTTCTTAACAGTGAGCAGGTCTGTGAGAGTCTGGGTAGGATGCTGATGTCCGCCGTCCCCTGCATTGATAACCGGTATTGCAGAATGCTGGCAGGCTACCATAGGCGCCCCTTCTTTTGGATGCCTCATGGCACAGATATCTGCATAGCAGGATATAGTACGGATTGTATCTGCCACACTTTCCCCCTTGGCGGCAGAACTAGAATCAGCAGATGAAAACCCCATAATACTGCCCCCCAGATTTAACATGGCAGCTTCATGGCTCAGCCTGGTCCTTGTACTTG of the Luxibacter massiliensis genome contains:
- the pyrB gene encoding aspartate carbamoyltransferase encodes the protein MRHLMSPLDFSVEELDRLLDLAQDIEAYPAKYSHACDGKKLATLFYEPSTRTRLSHEAAMLNLGGSIMGFSSADSSSAAKGESVADTIRTISCYADICAMRHPKEGAPMVACQHSAIPVINAGDGGHQHPTQTLTDLLTVKNVKGRLNNMTIGLCGDLKFGRTVHSLIHALVRYEGIKFILISPEELRLPGYMRNDVLDRMHIPYKEVVRLEDALPDLDILYMTRVQKERFFNEEDYVRMKDFYILDKRKMKLAPEDMYVLHPLPRVNEISVEVDDDPRAAYFRQVQYGVYVRMALILTLLDIHMA
- a CDS encoding aspartate carbamoyltransferase regulatory subunit, producing MVKNTLNVGRISEGFVLDHIEAGKCMEIYKYLHLDKLDCCVAIIKNAKSSKMGKKDIIKIECPIDFMDLDILGFIDHNITVNIIQNEEIVDKKRLTLPKEIKNVIRCKNPRCITSIEQGLDHIFVLTDEEEQTYRCKYCEEKHTDNK